Sequence from the Ooceraea biroi isolate clonal line C1 chromosome 5, Obir_v5.4, whole genome shotgun sequence genome:
TCGGTTTTCATCCAGCCAACCGTTGATAATAAAGAATCATTTGTGCATCCGCTTACTATTAGCAGAGTTTTGTCCACGATTACACCTATAGAGTTGATTGAGGTTAAGAAGACCGGGCGCGGTAGAGTAGTGGCGGATTTTCGTACTTTTAGCGCGGCAAATAGTGTAATTAATCATCCGGAATTAACAAAGTTGAAGCTTAAGGCTTATATTCCTGAATTTAAAGTATTGAGATCGGGCATTATTAAGGATGTCCCGCAGAGTTTGGACATGGCAACGATGATCAAACACATGGAATCATCGATAGAGGTAGTTGATGTTGAGCGTCTTAATCGAAGGATCACCGCTGACGAACAAACACAGTTTGCACCATCTCGCACGCTTAGGTTAAGGTTCGCAGGGCAGTCTTTACCAAAGAATGTTTACTTGTTTAAGGTTAGACACGAAGTCACACCATTTTTGCCGAAGACCAGGATATGCTACGCCTGCTTCAGGGTGGGACATGTTAGTAGCAGCTGTAAGGGGAAACCACGTTGTATGGTTTGTGGCAAGGATAAACACACGGAATCGAATCCATGTTTGGTAAGCAATGAAACTCCGATTTGCGTAAATTGTAGCGGAGGGCATCTCCCCACCTATCCTTTTTGTCCGGCGGTCATTCAACATAAGAAAATCACGGCCCTTGCTGCCGCtgagaatatttctttttccgatGCCAAACGTAGGATACAGGGTACGTCCTTTAACACTAGGATTAACCCGGTGTATGATTTCCGCAATTTTCCTATATTACCAGGGTCGACATCGTTTCCGACAAGTAATGGCGATCAGGTTCCTTATAATAATCGTTTTTCGCCGCTTCAATCTTTTCAGGAACCAGACGGTCAGGATGGTTATTCTTACGCGGCGGCCACAGCCTATAGAAGGCCGGCTCCTCTTCCGAGCACTTTTGTACCTCAACCTTCTCAGCGTAGCCATTTTGACGTTTCACGAAAGCACTCAGCAGGACACCGTCCAGGCGCTCCTGCCCCCGACATACTTTACCCTAATGGTAGACCTCCGTCTTCTGGGCCAAATGGGGTTGCCTTGCAGGCGCAGGTTCAGGCTCCTCCTCCACGTGCAGACTTGTTCCCCCCGTCGCGACATTTAGGTTCACTTTCGGAGACACACGGGTCGGGCACGTTCTCAGCCCCTGACTTAGGTTTTCATCCACGCGAAACTCATGTTCCTGGCGATTGGTTAGACTCTATTTGGCGGATGATACAAACCAAATTGGAAGAATTTGTCAAATTTCATTTGTTGCCTTCGTTAAATATAGGCCAGTTTTTGTTAAATTCCGTTTCGGATAACGCCGTTCAAGTAACTCAAGACAGCAATCATGTTGGTTATGACTAATTCCAAACAGCGTTCGAATCACATTAGACTGTTACAATGGAATTGTAGAGGCTTGAAGGGGAAATTACCCGAGCTACAACACATCGCTCAgcaatatgatattatttgtTTACAAGAAACGATTTTGAAGGTTGACAgtagaattaaaatacaagGTTTTGATTTCATCAGAGGCACTTCTATCAGTATTAGGGATAGGGGCGTCGGAATTTTCATACGCAATACTTTGCAATATTCTTTATCTACGCCTATCGCAATTGCTCATTCATCTATAGAAACTTCATTTGTTTCAGTTCAGTTAGATTCAGATCATTTGGTCATTATGAATGTATATCGACATCCAAACACGGAGACCCCGTCAAACATTCTTGCCagattatttgattattctcgtagttttaaattttttgttattcttgGCGATTTTAATGCACACCATCCACTTTGATTTAGTGGCAGGAGTGACTTCATGGGAGACAGGATGGTTCAAGCGTTGGATTCTTTCGACTTGTGCTTGTTAAATGACGGCGTGCCCACTCGTTTAGGATATGCCCATGAATCTTCTTCCGTTTTAGATCTTACGATGGCATCCACATCGGTCGCCGCTTGTTCCCATGCTACAACGCTATCGGACAACATGGGTAGCGATCATTTCCCAATAGAGGTCGAAATCGGATGTAATGCTATTCCGATCAACCGCTTTGCACATAAGATCCATCTCTCGGAACAGGAGACGAAAATTTTTGCCAGGAAATTAGAGAGACAAAGGGACATGTTGCCTCTAGAGTCTGCAGACGACGCACTTTCCTCATACGAGGTACTGGTCTCGCTAATACGAGGGGAGGCTATGGAATGCGCTAGCGGTGAGTCCTCTCATCCCAGGACGAGGACGGTTCTCCCGCGCCGCAGGCCGGCCCCATGGTGGAACGATATTTGTTCTCGTGCGGTGCAACAACGCAAGCAGGCAATGGAAGCCTACAAACATTGTCCGACGGCAGAAAATTACTCCGTTTATAGAAAGGTTAGAGCTAGTTGTCGTAAGACGTTATTTAAACAGAAATCTCGTGGGTGGAAAGAATTATGCTCGCAATTCAATAGCTTTACTCCATCTGCGGCAGTATGGAAACTTATTCGATCCTTTCAGCGAGCAGATACTTCTAATTCTAACGTTTCCACTGGCAGATTTTCTACATCGTTGAGGCTCGAGGCGATTTCCAAGCTTTGTCCGCCATATTGTGCCCTTCCAGATCCCATGCAGCTCTCGGAAATGGAAGTAGAGGACGGTCTTTCCCCTACGCCGGTTCATTCATGGCTCGCGGATCCCATATCGAAAGAGGAATTAGATATAGCTATCCGCTCTTCCAGGAAATCCTCTTCACCAGGATTAGATCAAATCAGCCACGCCATCCTGACTGCCTTACCTTCCGAGTTTCGCGACTGTCTATTGGGTCTCTTTAATCGGTTTTTGAAGGAGGGTATAGTTCCAGACTCCTGGCATTCGTCCCTTGTGGTGCTTCTTCCCAAACCCGCATCTAAAGGTTATCGCCCCATTTCGTTACTTTCATGCGTGTTgaaattaatggaaaaatgtgtatataataGATTGAGATGGTTTACCGAATTTCACGACATTATTCCTTCGACTCAATTTGGTTTTCGTAATTTTCGTTCATGCAATGATAATTTGTTCACTTTAACTAATCATATTAGaatgagttttattaataactcatTCACAGCAGCGGTTTTTTTGGACATAGTCGGCGCGTTTGACAATGTCATTCCTGATATTGTTATTAGCGATCTTAAACGACTTGGTATTCCAGCCAAGATTAGACGTTTCATagctaatttaatttacaaacgCGAACTTTATTTCGTGGAAGAGGGTTTTCTTTCCTctgttttatattcttttaaaggTACTCCTCAGGGTTCTATCCTTAGCCCCCtgttgtttaatatttatttacgcgaATTGGCCCGTATTTTAGGTCCTAATGTGAAATTTGTGCAGTATGCGGACGATATTGTCATTTATTGTACAGGCAGAGGTTTGGTTTCAGTGTTCCGCGCCATCGAAGAGGCATTGGCCAGCATATTCTCGTTC
This genomic interval carries:
- the LOC105287185 gene encoding uncharacterized protein LOC105287185 isoform X1; translated protein: MRIRPQRGGQNKQDIQASRTSKIRYSYSDKPPYSVFIQPTVDNKESFVHPLTISRVLSTITPIELIEVKKTGRGRVVADFRTFSAANSVINHPELTKLKLKAYIPEFKVLRSGIIKDVPQSLDMATMIKHMESSIEVRHEVTPFLPKTRICYACFRVGHVSSSCKGKPRCMVCGKDKHTESNPCLVSNETPICVNCSGGHLPTYPFCPAVIQHKKITALAAAENISFSDAKRRIQGTSFNTRINPVYDFRNFPILPGSTSFPTSNGDQVPYNNRFSPLQSFQEPDGQDGYSYAAATAYRRPAPLPSTFVPQPSQRSHFDVSRKHSAGHRPGAPAPDILYPNGRPPSSGPNGVALQAQVQAPPPRADLFPPSRHLGSLSETHGSGTFSAPDLGFHPRETHVPGDWLDSIWRMIQTKLEEFVKFHLLPSLNIGQFLLNSVSDNAVQVTQDSNHVGYD
- the LOC105287185 gene encoding uncharacterized protein LOC105287185 isoform X2 — translated: MQDAEASCESEEGIPESLSSPNFSSSLDISVQPNFSSEKIIVPLDQFSEFVLRHGSTESHDQHGVAERAASSYNGSNVRKRASIAASGSPERKRASETADADKASKGGSEQTRYSGESDFKNQVRHEVTPFLPKTRICYACFRVGHVSSSCKGKPRCMVCGKDKHTESNPCLVSNETPICVNCSGGHLPTYPFCPAVIQHKKITALAAAENISFSDAKRRIQGTSFNTRINPVYDFRNFPILPGSTSFPTSNGDQVPYNNRFSPLQSFQEPDGQDGYSYAAATAYRRPAPLPSTFVPQPSQRSHFDVSRKHSAGHRPGAPAPDILYPNGRPPSSGPNGVALQAQVQAPPPRADLFPPSRHLGSLSETHGSGTFSAPDLGFHPRETHVPGDWLDSIWRMIQTKLEEFVKFHLLPSLNIGQFLLNSVSDNAVQVTQDSNHVGYD